AAGAAATCAGCTGTTGAAAACAGCTGTTGCAATTAGAGAAATCCCTAcacaaaattattattattataaggGGCGGTGCCACAAATTGTCCACAATTTTTGATATCATAAAAGATATGTGCTAGTGTAGCCCTATGCAAAAATCATCTTAATATCTCTCCCAGTTCTGGAGTTATTAATTTTGGTCAGAAGGAGTGTTCGAATTTCCCATAGTGCCGCGGtgcatttgtgtgtgtttacGAGCGCGAATACTCACTCACATCctgtgcaaataaataaacatacaGTGGGCAATCGCTAAGCTGGACCCTGCACAAATGATCCATTGCTATTATTGCGACTGAAGTTTTAAAGATTCTGTAAATCTATAGCTAGATATATATACTTGTTAGATGGATGTGATTTTGTTATCATTGCTTGTACCGCCAGTACCGCCAGTACTCACTGTATTTTAATATGTGTGGCCACATGCGTGTCCAAAATATTTTGACGAATTTAGAAACAGTGATTGAAATTCCAGATTTTGCACTGACGAAATGAATAATCATACATGCTACTTGCGCATGCTAGTGTGTCTTTTTATATGTAATCTGGGTGTTTGGATGAATAACTCTTTGCTCTTGGCCCTGCTCCGCAATTCCTCATGAAGCCGTATGCAGATGCTGGGAACTCACCTCTGCCTCCTGGAAGTCTGAAATCGTGGAAGCCTGGAAGTCTAAAAGCCTGTACAGATAAAGCAACTCTGCCAGCCAAAGTCGTTCGCTCTGATGCAGTTTGCCTTAATTGCGTtctttgtttttcattttatgaGTATTCATTGCCACCGCTGTCACCACTTCCCCTCCCCCTCATTCGCTCTCCATCCCCACCTCtttctgctgccgctgcccTCTTCTAGCCCCACACGAACTGAACTGTCACTGTCTCTTCTCCCGCTCTCGCTCTCGCTGTCGCTCTCTGGGGAGAGTATGGGTATCGCGGCATGATGACTTCTCAAACACTTTCACGGGTCCAAGTGAGAGAAGAAGAGAGCGGGTCAAGTTACGTGACAGGCACTGCTCTCTTTTGGGGCATCCATGTGTGCCCTGCGGTATTTATAATCGAATCCCATCGAATTGGTTATGTGGTCCCAGAAGTGCAATATGTGTGTGGGGTATCACGCATTCGACCCCAGATGCTGGGTGCCGATGGTCTGCTCTTGTGTGTTGGCGCATTAAACGCAGCTGCGTCGCGCCGTCCACGCCAGTTGTCAATATTTACCTTATTCACTGCTGATTCCGTGGAAAGTGTGCTGCCGAGTGTGCTAGCCGGGCCGAAGGTCGCTCCATTGTTCCAGTGCCTGTTCTGGGAACCATCCCCCACCGCCTATCCTTCCTCTCCCGCCCAGCTTGCCCTCATCCGCTTGTGGCCAAGTTTTCAACTGCATTCCGCTCTGATTAGTGGCAGCTGCTCCAAGGACGAAGTTCGGAAAAGTTCGAGCGGAAAAGTTGCGTCAGCACGGAAAGGCTCTTCTTGGCCATGTTGGTGGCGCAAGAAGAAGAGCGGAGACTGCAGGATAACAAGATGGGGACTACTTACAGAAACAGTTGTCCTGGCCAGTGAATAAttctttaattgttttttttatccAAGGCGTAATTCGCAGTACGTAGTGCAGGCACGACTGGCAGTCGAGCTGATGACCATATGCCAGGCACGACCATAAAATGCGCTCCATATGGCCAGCATTCTTCCGGTGCGGCTACTGCGGCTACTGCGGCCCAAAACACCATGCTGAGTTTCGCTCATAATCGGCTTGTTGCTGGCGACCCACTTTTGCGCCACGTCCAGTGCCCAAGAGCCAATCGATTCCTGTTCCGCAGCGCGGTTCAACGGCCGGCATCCTGCCACCTAAGAGCTGCGCAGCTTGCAGCATTCGGTGTGCCCAAGCTGTAGATGCAGGGAGTAGTTCAGATGCCTTTGCAGGTCGTCGGGGATCATCATCAGCCGAAACCCGTTCGCATCCATTTGCGGCAAGTGCCAAAAGCTGCTCCGCCTGGCCAAGCTGCTAGTCTGATCGCGTTTCGCGATCTAAGCGATCTAGCGATCTGCAGTAAGATCGATTAAATCACTCGGCTATTAATTGACCACACGCAATGCCAGCACTTGCATCAGCCGAAGCGTCGATTGCTCTTAATTGGCAGTTGGTTGGGCAACCTGCTAACCAGTTTGCGGCCTTCTCCGACTGTGGAATCAGTTCCAAGATCGCAATGCGCTTAAGTGACGACGACTCATGTCATGTGCGTGGAACCCGAGTGCCATTCAAAACGTTACCCGAAATCGAGACTTGAGCCCAAGTAGGACGCGTCCACTTCTCGGGTTCACTGACTGGCCAGTGCAGTGTGTCTGTGGGGTGGCCGAGGCTAAGCCCAGATCGGACTTCCTTCCTTCACGGTCTTGGTCCGCAGGGCAGCCACTGAACTGCATGGTAATCAATTAGCAGGTCCCCGCTATAAATAATCATATGGAAaaggggcaggggcaggggcaggggaTGATTGCCTGGGGTTGCTAGACAGGACACGGCCTAGCGGCAGCGTAACCGCCCTCTTATGTAAGTGGCGAATGGGAACAACAGCACAGTTAATATGCATGGGGTGCATTATAGTTTTTGCGCAGACACAAGAGTGCTTCAATTTGATACTAGCCACTTCCCTCCGTGCGCCCGTGCGACAGAAATTCACGGTGGTTCGGGTGGTTTCCGTATCCGCTGGATGAGTCATGCCGTCAACATGTCGTATGCGTGTTTAGCGGGTAGCAGGGGCTAAGGCGCTAAGAACTTATCAATCCGTCGCATGCATTCAGAAGGGGCGCGAGGAAAGGGGTGGGGCTGGCAGCGGGGCGAGTGCACGAGTGCCACTTCCTTTCGGACCCTGCCTCTGAAGGGTGGGCTGCAGTCTGAAACCGAGGGGCCAAAGGCCGTTAACCTTTTGGGCATTTGTTTGGAGGCGTCGCCCGGGGACACGGGCCATCCCACCCACTGGGCGCACAGCAGGACACCCCCGAATGCTAATTGCCGACCTAACCTCGCTCAACTTGCCACGGGCACTGTTTTCGGCGCCATTCGAATATTAGGAATGTCTGACTGCCATCGAAGAGATACTGTATCTGATGACTAAGCCGAGCCACACAGGCGGAGCCTTTGCCTGCGGCCGCATTACATCATCAGCAAACAAAACAACGTTTGGGGCACAGTCAAGGACAAAGCCCGGCGAACGGAGAGGCGCGGCGCGGGGCAGTGGCCAGAGCCGGGGGTTGAAGCCAGCCGAGCACGGATGTTGTACAATTGGGCTGAGTCCCGCCACGGAATCTGAATCTGCATCTGCAGCAGATGACTCTGGCATTGAGTCGAGGGAGTGGGCGGTGCGTCAAGGATGCGCCGAGGACGCTCCAGTGGATGCGCTGCCAAGAGAACCACTCACAAGGGTCCTTGGAGGACCCGGATCAACAAAGCCCGTCGCCAGCGGGGGCGACTGTCTGCTCCTGGCTTCAATAACTTCTCGGCACAACTTCACAACTTGGTGCCAACCCAACTGAACGGGCTGACATTGGGGGAAAGTGTGTGGCAATGTACCTACCTACTTGCATGAATACGTATTCAGACGATCCACCGAAACGAGATCACCCCCGTCGAGATGCCCCATCAATCGTAATCGTCGCTTCTAAGCAATCTTCACTGCCCACACTGTACCTATACTACCCATGTACCTATACTACAGTATACATTTGCTATATACGACACAATGTGTGTGCCGTGGGTTTTGTtctttgtttgcatttttgctGCTATCTGTTTGTGGGCCACATAACTGCCAGCATTTTGCTCTGCGGTTTCGGACGCTGAAGATTGGCATGGATTGCCGATGCCGAGACCGAAGCCATAGACAACATTGCCCAGTTTCTCTCGCGCGTTTTGTTAATGCTAATGGcctatttaaacaaattaattataaattgaTTTTGCCCAAGCACGCGAACAAGTCCGAAATGGCAACTCGCGCTTAAAAGTCCACATTGTTtgtttccatttcatttcattacagtttgttttgtttagGCGTCGTAAAATGTCTTCTGTTTATGGATCATTTTGAGATACCATGAATCGTAGGCTGATAGCTGTGCAATGTTCCCAGCCCGAACGAAATGCCAGGAATGTTTTTCAGGAGGCGTCCCACCCACGTGAAGTGAATTCAGAACCAACTCCCCCAGCTCATCTTTCTTGTCGCCGATGTCATTTGCCGTGTCCCCGATTCTCCACCCCATCCATCCAAGGCCCGCCGCAGTCCATTAGCAGCACGGTCCACAGCTCGATTTGAATTGGGATCGACTATATGGGCTATGCGGCTCCTGTGCCAACGCAAAGTGTGAACGGCCTAAAATTAGAAACGCTTTGAAGTGTGCAAGACATGATTTTCCCACCTCTCGCgcctgtttttatttttattttagtttttttcttATTCGCTGCAAGTGTGTGTTTTAGTTTGCGGTGGCATTTTTGTATCCACGAATTTGCTGTCGCCGTAAACACGTACAGCGGAGTCCAAGTTGATAGTGCAACGCCTATTGATAGCAATGGGCATTCAAAGCCAGCTCAGCTCATATGGCTGTTTCTGCTTAGGGAAAGTTCGATTAGTTATCAAAAAGTTTAAGTAGGTCCGCGGCAGCGTGTGCTATTATCTTCGCCCCaggtgtgtgtatgtgtgtgtgtgttcataGGTGGAAAATAAGCAGCACAGGGTCACCCTGTGACTTCCTACGGAGAGGAGAAAGGTGAAGGGAGCCAGAGAAAACTTTCACACAAGCAAAGAGAAAATATGTAGCTATGTAACAAccccaaagccaaagccagtCGATTGGCTGCCGGCCCGGCCTCCCACTCAGCTGTTTTCACTGGAAGAAATAGTTAATGGAGTGATTGAATGGCACTTGCACTTGAATTTCAAGCCTGATTATTCACTGAACATGTTACAGGGTATCGCGTAGTCGGCCCTTCTCAGATCTGCCGACTGCAAGTTGCCGAAAATTAAGAGTGCGATTGTACAGCGCGTTGCGGTTGAGTGAAAATACGTGTGAACGAACCTcaaaacacaacacacaaCACAACAAAATGAAGACAACAATAGCCGTcgaaaaaacatatatttgaAATGCTAAAGCAGCTTGAGAAACCTAATAGTGTCCGCTCTATTGCCCTTACTACCCGTAATTTCACCCATTTCACCTATAACAGTGCTGGCGGATCGAAGATTCAGCTGCATGTTGGCCAAGAGTCCGAGATCGCGACAATCCAGAACTTGCTAAGTGGCACTACCTacgatatacatatgtatacccAACGTTGGGTATCATCTCAGATTCCTCTAGCTATAGCTTTGGATCTCTGGCGGCATTTCCATGCTATAACAAGACATCGAATCGTGTTAGAAAGTTATTTCTTCATTGTTCGCGGCGATGAGGCGGCCCACCAAATAATTCATTTCCTatgaaatttcaatttgctggGAGTCAACACAGAAATACGAAAATCAGGAAGAAGCagcgccaaaaaaaaatgacaagcacaattaacaaaaaaccGCAGAGAAAGAGGAAAAAACCATAAAACATTCGGTGCGGCGTGGGCGAAATGAAGCCAATTGGCTGAAAATGTAGAGGGGAGTCTGTGGGGGAGGGATGAAATGGGGGACACTTGGACAGTTTGGctgatcatcatcatcgtcatggCGGGCGGCGCTGATTCATCAGCTGGAGACACAAGTTGATTCGGTTATCTAAGTACGcgcaattaaaattcattaaaatattgccgcttccataataaataaatgttcaTCATCCGCTGTTTTTTGTACCCTAACCAGTCGGCGGGGGGCATCATGACTTTGGGACATGTGAAACATTCGAGTAGGCTGCCAAGTAGGTGAAACCAAATGCTGAAACAATGCTGAAGAGTAAGGGTATTGCAGTCTTCGGTGCCGCGGAACTCCGCCCAACCCacttgttattaaatatgatgTTTGTTTGTCTAAACGATGATCTCATGTTTCGTGTGCCGATTTTCGAGACCAAGCAGCTACGGCTAATTGTCGGACTGCGGAGCATGTTCTGAAACTCATATTCCAATGCCAGGCGGCGGAGTGCGGCACGCCCCGACGCATCGGGTGGGGGTCACCGCTGGCCAAGAGATGAGCTTCCGAATCGGGAGCACTTGTGATGATGGGTGGTCAGGGTAGATCCCATCTCCGCGCATGATAAACGAGGCTCGTAATTGTAATTGCCATTGCCGATGGGTGCGAGTGGAGTCTGGGCACTAATTGCCCGAGGCGATGATGGAAGCTAGGGAATGCCAGGGCGTGGAATGGCCAGGGAGTGCGCGGATGCAATCTGAGCTGGTTGTGCGCGATAGGGAAGTGAGTTCTGCAGATGGCGGGCCGGAAAAGATGAGCACAGTGGAGCAACTGGCAGCGAACTAAACTGGTGCTTGTGTAGATCGAGGTCACAGCCCTTCGGTTCCGGACTACCCATTCGATCTGACCCAGATTCTGCGACTGGACTGGCGACGCGAATGGCGACACTGATGTGTCAATTTGGTGCGTGCAATTCCACTTGGTAGCCGGCCATTCCGTCCCATTTCCGACTCCGATTAGCCAGCACAGCTTCACCGAAAGTGTCTGTCGAGCGGCGGAGTGAGTGCTCCGTAATTAGTTCGCTTTGATGGcagtttaaatattcattcgTAATCTGTTCGCCCCCTCGTCCCTCGTCTACCGAGCTCCAAAAGTGTTGCCCACACCACCGACACGTACATACAGCAGtcatacacacacatttcATGACGGCCTCGACACATTCCATTCCGAGCCGAGATACAGCCTCTGCACTGGGCGAATCCACAGACTTGTACAGTGCGTACCAGAGCTGTATGACCACCAGAGCTCTATTTCCCTTCCGCGGAGCACAGGTGGTCACTTCCGATTCCCCTTGACTTGTACTCCCACAAAATCGGCCGCTGGCAGTGAATCATCTTGAACTAATCAGCAAAGTGCAGTCAATTGCCTGGCAATGTAGAGCATGAATAATTATGGGCGAATGAATCCCTCCACTGGGTGGGGAGTGGAAGTCGGTGGCCGTCTTGTCGGCAATTAAATGATTGGCAGTGATCATGAAATTTGATAGCAACTGTGCCAGCGCACTCGAAACAGACAAATCGTCTGACTGGCAAGCGAGTTCTTCTGGCAGCAAATGTGGGCCCAATGCCAAAGCCAAGGGAACTGGTGGAGATTACAGTGAACTATCTACAAACGCACTGTGACACTGGGTTCCTCGGAGCCCCATTACGAGTTTTAACTCATCTCTCCAGCTGTGCGCGAGTTTTTATTGTTAGGAAATGAACCGAAATGAAATGGACTTTCCTTGTAGCCGGGTGCGAAGTGGTGGCAGTGTTCCCCCCTTTAAGACTGCCCCCACCAATCCGAGATGCAGTCGCAGCTGCCTCATTATCTTCGGAAACGATGTGCATGGGGCAATTTGTCAGTTGCCTAGGCTTCCGTGAACAGAAAGGCGAGCAGCACTTGGCGGTTTATTGTGCCAGTTCTTTCCCTCGCCGGGTTTTATGGGTGGCGACAAGTACATGGAACATTTGTTGCTGAATGTGGCAAGGAGGTGCCAAGAGGCACTATGGAAAGGCTTTCCATATCTGTAGCGTTGCTTTGGCTATACGATTTTCCATATTGAGGAATTAGGGGAATGGAATGCTTACCCATCAACACACATGAATTCATTTCGATTTACTGACCTGAAAGCACCTTTTACTTGCAGAATGTGGTGGACCATCACAGGAAACTTTGGCAACATTCTGCCCATCGACTGGTCCAAGTCGTACACCCGTCAGATGCACATGCCCACACTGAATCTGGGCCAGAACCACacgaagcagcagcagcagaatcgcaaccagcagcagcagttgcacaACCAGAGCCACCAGGCGTATCCACACACCAACGGTGCGGGATCCGGATCCGGATCCGGGCTGGATGCCCAGACTCCGGGCGATGAGTTCAACGATCTGACCAGCGAGGACGAGGCGGTGGCCAACGACCTGGACATGCACGCCCTCATCCTTAACGGCTTGAACGGGGACATGGACGACCAGCCGATTAAGACGGTGGAGGAGGTGATCAAGGAGATCGACGACATCATGGACGAGGCCGAGAGCCCGCTGGACGAGCCGGAGACCAGCGATTCGGAGGTGATCGAGAAGGCGCGAGAGGTGCTGGGCGCCCCCCTCTATGCGGAAAGTAAGCAGGCGACGACGTCCAGGATGCCAGTTACACAGATGAACATAATCCGCACTTTCTCTTGCAGAACTACAATATCTGACCACGACACAGCTGAACGAGCTGTACATGGAGATGGAGGTGCTGATCCAGGAGCTGAGCGAGACGTTGATCAACGAGCTGGCCCTGCGCGACGAGCTGGAGTTCGAGAAGGAGCTGAAGAACTCGTTCATCTCTCTGCTCCTGGCAGTTCAGAACAAAAGGAGGCAGTACCATGTGGAGAAGAAGCGCGGCAAGTTCCAGGGTGAGTTTCGCAAACCAAAATTCCAGCCAGCGCGTTCATATTTAACACGGCTACTCCCTGTTCATGCAGGTCCCGAGCCCAAGTACTTGACCACAGTCATTCCGTATCACCTGGAGAACGGCACGCCCAACAACCAATCCCTGCAGGTCCTGATCAAGAGTAAGTACCCATTGCGGGCTAAACATCCGAGATGCCGACTCTAATGCCGACTCCTCCCCATCTCTTGCAGTTCTCAAGGCCATCAACGAGGACAGCCCGACGGTTCCGGCCCTCCTCACGGACTACATCCTGAAGGTGCT
The Drosophila mauritiana strain mau12 chromosome X, ASM438214v1, whole genome shotgun sequence DNA segment above includes these coding regions:
- the LOC117147025 gene encoding fasciculation and elongation protein zeta-2; translation: MRDLGTKMAELKFEAPLAKFEETDEWGGCDFISSQNAINDTLNLNLKDSSAGGKPDSTKLRLLEDAVRNAHVSKNGGGVVGGGAGSISPNCNTLHGGSLIEIGLSDVGLVPGEGAGVGLDGLEKRSLAVGDHVDNFTETFGGSLEDLVNTFDEKITKCFGNYEENVEELAPVQVRSQEEIMNECQMWWTITGNFGNILPIDWSKSYTRQMHMPTLNLGQNHTKQQQQNRNQQQQLHNQSHQAYPHTNGAGSGSGSGLDAQTPGDEFNDLTSEDEAVANDLDMHALILNGLNGDMDDQPIKTVEEVIKEIDDIMDEAESPLDEPETSDSEVIEKAREVLGAPLYAEKLQYLTTTQLNELYMEMEVLIQELSETLINELALRDELEFEKELKNSFISLLLAVQNKRRQYHVEKKRGKFQGPEPKYLTTVIPYHLENGTPNNQSLQVLIKILKAINEDSPTVPALLTDYILKVLCPT